From Gopherus flavomarginatus isolate rGopFla2 chromosome 7, rGopFla2.mat.asm, whole genome shotgun sequence, the proteins below share one genomic window:
- the KCNMB1 gene encoding calcium-activated potassium channel subunit beta-1: MLGKKLVTSQKRGETRALCLGLGMVACSVMMYFFIGITIMPSYTNSVWTKETTCKLLKTNIKDKVQCSFNNGADDENIFQYPCLEVLVDLNFSGQEVMLYHNEETQERNPKCSYIPRNLKNDKEVKMLIETAAENFRKHQTFPCYYDPERRQTSVILIRLYPPKGLFFAFLWPSLMLTGGVLIIIMVKVSQYVSVLSAWQYKTNI; this comes from the exons ATGTTGGGGAAAAAACTGGTGACCTCACAGAAGCGAGGGGAGACCAGGGCATTATGCCTGGGACTAGGAATGGTTGCATGCTCAGTGATGATGTACTTTTTTATTGGGATCACAATTATGCCATCCTACACGAACAG CGTTTGGACCAAAGAAACTACGTGCAAACTGCTCAAAACCAACATCAAGGACAAAGTCCAATGCTCGTTCAACAACGGTGCAGATGACGAAAACATTTTCCAGTATCCTTGTCTAGAGGTGTTGGTTGATTTGAACTTCTCAGGACAAGAAGTTATGCTCTATCATAATGAAGAAACACAGGAAAGAAATCCCAAG TGCTCCTATATTCCACGAAACTTGAAGAACGACAAAGAAGTTAAAATGCTAATAGAAACTGCAGCAGAAAATTTCCGAAAGCATCAGACTTTCCCTTGTTATTACGACCCAGAACGAAGACAGACAAGTGTCATTTTAATAAGGCTATATCCTCCAAAGGGCCTTTTCTTCGCTTTCCTCTGGCCTTCCCTTATGTTGACTGGTGGAGTTCTGATTATCATCATGGTGAAAGTCAGTCAATATGTTTCTGTACTTTCTGCTTGGCAATACAAAACAAACATATAA